The Canis lupus familiaris isolate Mischka breed German Shepherd chromosome X, alternate assembly UU_Cfam_GSD_1.0, whole genome shotgun sequence genome has a segment encoding these proteins:
- the NHSL2 gene encoding NHS-like protein 2 isoform X3, which yields MERAEFVTLFWSRGAAANSGRENATATAHSRSSWRQPVNVFLSSGRPPSVEELLREAQLNLQSLLQEEYEEQYSEARLLGQTFRSADEAPEATPSPRPQAGRRLELVLMPTKRQLSEDETTTQGVRAPEASSSLSTTADKQAAWNSPFPLPILEEKRWLQPCSTQSDIVPINISGQQFDKHASLRHSLFNTETAVNPKSTLRRRRTIIGFSNFSQRDQGHSNRPAGSVAHSATSDIKSSHSIPEGVHGRIAIGQEAQFPNLTSPVLRSPSSDSEEPLQACGGTNPPGMESIGMVYSIPSSCNGPTESTFSASWKGDTFTYMTPSVTSQNNQISQNGRNPSSGNAWVSLHTLPPLVPKEATTFFVTRENPTGCSGATGNSEHPTQRRQVSERPSKMGLLTSGTSRLETGRGGASRFRERSLSVPMDSGTTDVDYDEEQKASEACALPYASTSSEGSNSTDNIASLSTQQEAQPRRQRSKSISLRKAKKKPSPPMRSVSLLKDGPVLLPEHGSALPKDQRPRSLCLSLEHQGRQSSHPDAQGHPAVPTVKDPEGAQFSHHWYPTNWKSGDTYQSLSSSSTATGTTVIECTQVQGSSESLASPSTSRATTPSQLSIEVEAREVSSPGRPTGLMSPSSGYSSQSETPTPTVSMSLTLGHLPPPSGSVRVRPVVPERKSSLPPTSPMEKISKSRLSFDLPLTSSTNLDLSGMSISIRSKTKVSRHHSDTNFGAKLALKKSPNQPFMPMVTQSDLRSIHLRSVSKSEPEDDIESPDYAEDAGAEVFVLLERKMKPPIAEKPLVARSPPSLVHKPPSAPEEYPLTSPTLAVTPKISVQHMRPLPKDIYTVMRKPKSPGFPEGRGSREPPAPSSLAFTPFASSSGAFFSGTQQPPQGTLEDGGPKVRALPERISLQSQEEAEKKKGKIPPPVPKKPSVLYLPLTSPTAHMEVFRAELRLPHSPIITLQEDTKCPPTSDPLKAPGVRPTSPLQAEGEREASPLGSSVEPSTAEKSIISDKTAEWIAEDDDDVFVASRTTEDLFTVIHRSKRKLLGWKEPGEAFAGGSRSSSHSPIKNTADFSISESAVSAGSSGSANLDAGRNNDFKALLQKKGSKATPKSRPSAAELLKTTNPLARRIIAQFSKEYETTNNPGT from the exons CTGCAGCTAACTCGGGTCGGGAAAATGCGACAGCGACTGCCCACTCGAGGTCGTCATGGCGACAGCCAGTGAACGTGTTCCTCTCCTCGGGCAGGCCCCCGAGTGTAGAGGAGCTGCTTCGAGAGGCGCAGCTCAATCTCCAGAGCCTGTTGCAAG AAGAATATGAGGAACAGTACTCAGAGGCCAGACTTCTGGGGCAGACCTTCCGCTCTGCTGATGAGGCCCCCGAGGCCACTCCTAGCCCAAGGCCCCAGGCTGGCAGGCGTCTGGAGCTTGTATTGATG CCTACAAAACGGCAGCTGAGCGAGGATGAGACTACCACCCAGGGTGTGAGGGCCCCTGAGGCCTCCTCGAGCCTGTCTACCACAGCCGACAAGCAAGCTGCCTGGAAtagccccttccctctgcccatcctagAGGAGAAGCGGTGGCTTCAGCCTTGCTCCACGCAATCTGACATTGTGCCCATCAACATCTCTG GGCAGCAGTTTGATAAACATGCAAGTTTGCGACACTCGTTGTTTAACACAGAGACAGCTGTGAACCCCAAATCCACCCTGAGGCGGAGGCGGACCATTATTGGATTCTCTAACTTTTCCCAGCGAGACCAAG GTCATAGCAACAGGCCTGCAGGCAGTGTGGCCCACTCTGCCACCTCAGACATCAAGTCCAGTCATTCCATCCCAGAAGGGGTTCATGGAAGAATTGCCATTGGTCAGGAAGCTCAGTTCCCAAATCTCACCTCACCAGTACTGAGGAGTCCTTCTAGTGATTCAGAAGAACCTCTCCAGGCATGTGGTGGCACAAACCCTCCTGGTATGGAGAGCATAGGAATGGTGTATAGCATCCCCAGTTCTTGCAATGGACCAACGGAATCAACGTTCTCTGCTTCCTGGAAGGGAGATACTTTTACCTACATGACTCCAAGTGTCACCAGTCAGAACAATCAAATCAGTCAAAATGGAAGAAATCCTTCCTCTGGGAATGCTTGGGTCTCTCTGCACACACTGCCACCTCTAGTCCCCAAGGAGGCCACTACCTTCTTTGTTACCCGAGAGAACCCAACAGGATGCAGTGGGGCAACTGGCAACTCTGAGCATCCTACTCAACGAAGGCAAGTATCAGAGCGACCCTCCAAGATGGGCCTTCTCACCAGTGGTACCTCAAGGCTGGAGACAGGCCGGGGGGGTGCCAGCAGGTTCCGGGAGCGGTCACTGTCTGTGCCCATGGACTCTGGCACCACGGATGTGGACTATGATGAGGAACAGAAGGCCAGTGAAGCCTGTGCCCTGCCTTATGCCAGTACAAGCTCTGAGGGCAGTAACAGTACTGACAACATTGCCTCCCTTAGCACCCAACAAGAGGCCCAGCCCAGAAGGCAGAGATCCAAGAGTATCTCACTCCGGAAGGCCAAGAAGAAGCCTTCCCCACCGATGCGCAGTGTCTCACTGCTCAAAGATGGGCCAGTCCTCTTGCCAGAACATGGGTCAGCGCTGCCCAAGGACCAGAGGCCCaggagtctctgcctctccttggaACACCAAGGGCGTCAGTCATCCCACCCAGATGCTCAGGGTCACCCAGCTGTGCCAACCGTCAAAGATCCAGAAGGTGCACAATTCTCCCACCACTGGTATCCTACTAACTGGAAGTCTGGCGACACCTACCAATCCTTGTCCAGTTCCAGCACGGCCACTGGCACAACAGTCATCGAGTGCACTCAAGTTCAGGGAAGCTCAGAGTCTCTTGCCTCCCCTTCCACATCCAGAGCCACGACACCTTCCCAACTCTCTATCGAGGTGGAGGCCAGGGAAGTGTCCTCCCCAGGAAGGCCCACTGGGCTGATGTCACCTTCCAGTGGCTACTCCAGCCAATCAGAGACACCAACACCCACTGTCTCCATGTCCTTGACCCTGGGCCACCTGCCCCCTCCAAGTGGCAGTGTCCGGGTGCGGCCAGTGGTACCCGAGAGGAAGTCATCACTCCCCCCGACATCGCCTATGGAGAAAATCTCCAAGTCCCGGTTGTCCTTTGACCTGCCACTGACCTCCTCAACCAACCTGGATCTGTCTGGGATGAGCATCTCCATCCGAAGCAAAACCAAGGTGAGCCGGCATCATTCAGATACAAATTTTGGGGCTAAGCTGGCCCTGAAAAAGAGCCCCAACCAGCCATTTATGCCCATGGTCACTCAGTCTGACCTACGTTCCATTCACCTGAGGTCTGTCAGCAAGTCTGAGCCGGAAGATGACATCGAGAGCCCTGACTATGCTGAGGACGCAGGAGCAGAGGTCTTCGTATTGCTGGAGAGAAAGATGAAACCTCCCATAGCCGAGAAGCCCCTTGTGGCCCGAAGTCCTCCCAGCTTGGTCCACAAGCCACCATCTGCCCCTGAGGAGTACCCACTCACTTCACCGACCTTGGCTGTGACCCCCAAGATCTCTGTTCAACACATGCGGCCACTCCCCAAAGACATCTACACGGTGATGCGGAAACCAAAGTCCCCCGGCTTCCCCGAGGGCAGAGGCTCCAGGGAGCCACCAGCGCCCTCTTCTCTTGCTTTCACACCTTTTGCCAGTTCCTCTGGTGCTTTCTTCTCAGGAACACAGCAACCTCCCCAGGGCACACTGGAGGATGGGGGCCCCAAGGTGAGAGCCCTGCCTGAAAGAATCAGCCTCCAGAGccaggaagaagcagagaaaaagaaaggcaagattCCACCTCCTGTCCCCAAAAAACCCAGCGTGCTGTACCTGCCTCTCACATCACCCACAGCACACATGGAGGTGTTCAGGGCCGAACTGAGGCTGCCCCACAGCCCCATCATCACCCTGCAGGAAGACACCAAGTGTCCGCCCACCAGTGACCCCCTGAAGGCACCTGGTGTGAGGCCAACTTCACCGCTGCAGGCTGAAGGTGAAAGGGAGGCAAGTCCTCTAG GGAGTTCTGTGGAACCGAGCACTGCAGAAAAAAGCATAATCAGTGACAAAACAGCTGAATGGATCGCCGAAGATGATGATGACGTGTTTGTGGCTTCACGCACAACCGAAGATTTATTTACTGTGATACACAG GTCCAAAAGAAAGCTGCTTGGCTGGAAAGAGCCTGGGGAGGCCTTTGCTGGTGGCAGCAGATCAAGCTCCCATTCACCAATAAAGAACACAGCTGATTTTTCCATCAGTGAGTCAGCTGTCTCTGCGGGGTCGAGTGGCAGCGCCAACCTGGATGCTGGCAGAAACAATGATTTCAAGGCCTTGCTGCAAAAGAAGGGAAGCAAGGCAACCCCCAAGTCCCGCCCCTCAGCTGCTGAACTGCTCAAGACCACTAATCCGCTGGCTCGGAGAATTATTGCACAATTTTCCAAAGAGTATGAGACCACCAACAACCCTGGTACCTAA
- the NHSL2 gene encoding NHS-like protein 2 isoform X6: protein MPTKRQLSEDETTTQGVRAPEASSSLSTTADKQAAWNSPFPLPILEEKRWLQPCSTQSDIVPINISGQQFDKHASLRHSLFNTETAVNPKSTLRRRRTIIGFSNFSQRDQGHSNRPAGSVAHSATSDIKSSHSIPEGVHGRIAIGQEAQFPNLTSPVLRSPSSDSEEPLQACGGTNPPGMESIGMVYSIPSSCNGPTESTFSASWKGDTFTYMTPSVTSQNNQISQNGRNPSSGNAWVSLHTLPPLVPKEATTFFVTRENPTGCSGATGNSEHPTQRRQVSERPSKMGLLTSGTSRLETGRGGASRFRERSLSVPMDSGTTDVDYDEEQKASEACALPYASTSSEGSNSTDNIASLSTQQEAQPRRQRSKSISLRKAKKKPSPPMRSVSLLKDGPVLLPEHGSALPKDQRPRSLCLSLEHQGRQSSHPDAQGHPAVPTVKDPEGAQFSHHWYPTNWKSGDTYQSLSSSSTATGTTVIECTQVQGSSESLASPSTSRATTPSQLSIEVEAREVSSPGRPTGLMSPSSGYSSQSETPTPTVSMSLTLGHLPPPSGSVRVRPVVPERKSSLPPTSPMEKISKSRLSFDLPLTSSTNLDLSGMSISIRSKTKVSRHHSDTNFGAKLALKKSPNQPFMPMVTQSDLRSIHLRSVSKSEPEDDIESPDYAEDAGAEVFVLLERKMKPPIAEKPLVARSPPSLVHKPPSAPEEYPLTSPTLAVTPKISVQHMRPLPKDIYTVMRKPKSPGFPEGRGSREPPAPSSLAFTPFASSSGAFFSGTQQPPQGTLEDGGPKVRALPERISLQSQEEAEKKKGKIPPPVPKKPSVLYLPLTSPTAHMEVFRAELRLPHSPIITLQEDTKCPPTSDPLKAPGVRPTSPLQAEGEREASPLGSSVEPSTAEKSIISDKTAEWIAEDDDDVFVASRTTEDLFTVIHRSKRKLLGWKEPGEAFAGGSRSSSHSPIKNTADFSISESAVSAGSSGSANLDAGRNNDFKALLQKKGSKATPKSRPSAAELLKTTNPLARRIIAQFSKEYETTNNPGT, encoded by the exons ATG CCTACAAAACGGCAGCTGAGCGAGGATGAGACTACCACCCAGGGTGTGAGGGCCCCTGAGGCCTCCTCGAGCCTGTCTACCACAGCCGACAAGCAAGCTGCCTGGAAtagccccttccctctgcccatcctagAGGAGAAGCGGTGGCTTCAGCCTTGCTCCACGCAATCTGACATTGTGCCCATCAACATCTCTG GGCAGCAGTTTGATAAACATGCAAGTTTGCGACACTCGTTGTTTAACACAGAGACAGCTGTGAACCCCAAATCCACCCTGAGGCGGAGGCGGACCATTATTGGATTCTCTAACTTTTCCCAGCGAGACCAAG GTCATAGCAACAGGCCTGCAGGCAGTGTGGCCCACTCTGCCACCTCAGACATCAAGTCCAGTCATTCCATCCCAGAAGGGGTTCATGGAAGAATTGCCATTGGTCAGGAAGCTCAGTTCCCAAATCTCACCTCACCAGTACTGAGGAGTCCTTCTAGTGATTCAGAAGAACCTCTCCAGGCATGTGGTGGCACAAACCCTCCTGGTATGGAGAGCATAGGAATGGTGTATAGCATCCCCAGTTCTTGCAATGGACCAACGGAATCAACGTTCTCTGCTTCCTGGAAGGGAGATACTTTTACCTACATGACTCCAAGTGTCACCAGTCAGAACAATCAAATCAGTCAAAATGGAAGAAATCCTTCCTCTGGGAATGCTTGGGTCTCTCTGCACACACTGCCACCTCTAGTCCCCAAGGAGGCCACTACCTTCTTTGTTACCCGAGAGAACCCAACAGGATGCAGTGGGGCAACTGGCAACTCTGAGCATCCTACTCAACGAAGGCAAGTATCAGAGCGACCCTCCAAGATGGGCCTTCTCACCAGTGGTACCTCAAGGCTGGAGACAGGCCGGGGGGGTGCCAGCAGGTTCCGGGAGCGGTCACTGTCTGTGCCCATGGACTCTGGCACCACGGATGTGGACTATGATGAGGAACAGAAGGCCAGTGAAGCCTGTGCCCTGCCTTATGCCAGTACAAGCTCTGAGGGCAGTAACAGTACTGACAACATTGCCTCCCTTAGCACCCAACAAGAGGCCCAGCCCAGAAGGCAGAGATCCAAGAGTATCTCACTCCGGAAGGCCAAGAAGAAGCCTTCCCCACCGATGCGCAGTGTCTCACTGCTCAAAGATGGGCCAGTCCTCTTGCCAGAACATGGGTCAGCGCTGCCCAAGGACCAGAGGCCCaggagtctctgcctctccttggaACACCAAGGGCGTCAGTCATCCCACCCAGATGCTCAGGGTCACCCAGCTGTGCCAACCGTCAAAGATCCAGAAGGTGCACAATTCTCCCACCACTGGTATCCTACTAACTGGAAGTCTGGCGACACCTACCAATCCTTGTCCAGTTCCAGCACGGCCACTGGCACAACAGTCATCGAGTGCACTCAAGTTCAGGGAAGCTCAGAGTCTCTTGCCTCCCCTTCCACATCCAGAGCCACGACACCTTCCCAACTCTCTATCGAGGTGGAGGCCAGGGAAGTGTCCTCCCCAGGAAGGCCCACTGGGCTGATGTCACCTTCCAGTGGCTACTCCAGCCAATCAGAGACACCAACACCCACTGTCTCCATGTCCTTGACCCTGGGCCACCTGCCCCCTCCAAGTGGCAGTGTCCGGGTGCGGCCAGTGGTACCCGAGAGGAAGTCATCACTCCCCCCGACATCGCCTATGGAGAAAATCTCCAAGTCCCGGTTGTCCTTTGACCTGCCACTGACCTCCTCAACCAACCTGGATCTGTCTGGGATGAGCATCTCCATCCGAAGCAAAACCAAGGTGAGCCGGCATCATTCAGATACAAATTTTGGGGCTAAGCTGGCCCTGAAAAAGAGCCCCAACCAGCCATTTATGCCCATGGTCACTCAGTCTGACCTACGTTCCATTCACCTGAGGTCTGTCAGCAAGTCTGAGCCGGAAGATGACATCGAGAGCCCTGACTATGCTGAGGACGCAGGAGCAGAGGTCTTCGTATTGCTGGAGAGAAAGATGAAACCTCCCATAGCCGAGAAGCCCCTTGTGGCCCGAAGTCCTCCCAGCTTGGTCCACAAGCCACCATCTGCCCCTGAGGAGTACCCACTCACTTCACCGACCTTGGCTGTGACCCCCAAGATCTCTGTTCAACACATGCGGCCACTCCCCAAAGACATCTACACGGTGATGCGGAAACCAAAGTCCCCCGGCTTCCCCGAGGGCAGAGGCTCCAGGGAGCCACCAGCGCCCTCTTCTCTTGCTTTCACACCTTTTGCCAGTTCCTCTGGTGCTTTCTTCTCAGGAACACAGCAACCTCCCCAGGGCACACTGGAGGATGGGGGCCCCAAGGTGAGAGCCCTGCCTGAAAGAATCAGCCTCCAGAGccaggaagaagcagagaaaaagaaaggcaagattCCACCTCCTGTCCCCAAAAAACCCAGCGTGCTGTACCTGCCTCTCACATCACCCACAGCACACATGGAGGTGTTCAGGGCCGAACTGAGGCTGCCCCACAGCCCCATCATCACCCTGCAGGAAGACACCAAGTGTCCGCCCACCAGTGACCCCCTGAAGGCACCTGGTGTGAGGCCAACTTCACCGCTGCAGGCTGAAGGTGAAAGGGAGGCAAGTCCTCTAG GGAGTTCTGTGGAACCGAGCACTGCAGAAAAAAGCATAATCAGTGACAAAACAGCTGAATGGATCGCCGAAGATGATGATGACGTGTTTGTGGCTTCACGCACAACCGAAGATTTATTTACTGTGATACACAG GTCCAAAAGAAAGCTGCTTGGCTGGAAAGAGCCTGGGGAGGCCTTTGCTGGTGGCAGCAGATCAAGCTCCCATTCACCAATAAAGAACACAGCTGATTTTTCCATCAGTGAGTCAGCTGTCTCTGCGGGGTCGAGTGGCAGCGCCAACCTGGATGCTGGCAGAAACAATGATTTCAAGGCCTTGCTGCAAAAGAAGGGAAGCAAGGCAACCCCCAAGTCCCGCCCCTCAGCTGCTGAACTGCTCAAGACCACTAATCCGCTGGCTCGGAGAATTATTGCACAATTTTCCAAAGAGTATGAGACCACCAACAACCCTGGTACCTAA